In Lentibacillus amyloliquefaciens, one DNA window encodes the following:
- a CDS encoding DUF58 domain-containing protein, which yields MQWKKDLTTNKKFEHDIILALTILLLVVSIYLDRRLAFMFIGIISVYLIGLKLYNRQIAQKLTMDMLDQSFRAFPGESIELNLTIKNNSLIPYINGFLLFSTKGHVLNNDYLHTTRQGYNEYRVPVSISGKSKVSISIPLKAIKRGAGRIKHIRLTFPHLLNFEYFTLTYTEPLHHELIVYPNYQPIKFIKDIRNQYLGQDITTLSQFEDILQPMGTRDYTTSDPFHRIHWKASAKMQKLQTKTYERNHHMVWTILVNISEKSPLGNLYTSPMLEEILSKTAYICNILIQRGYEVEIYVNEYGSVHLPGGRDINHLKRLLNLITRIGTEYMIQPIQNVLYQLHQSHIQPRMIILIGEFDETNYDIINKLTSKGHRLYHISDSHIDPFIKGKDMYG from the coding sequence ATGCAATGGAAAAAAGATTTAACCACAAATAAAAAGTTTGAGCACGATATTATTCTGGCTCTGACCATTTTGCTGCTAGTTGTAAGCATCTATCTTGACCGGCGACTTGCGTTTATGTTCATTGGAATTATAAGTGTCTATCTGATTGGGCTGAAGTTATATAATCGGCAGATCGCCCAAAAACTAACCATGGATATGCTTGACCAGTCCTTCAGAGCATTTCCGGGTGAATCGATAGAGTTGAACCTGACGATAAAAAACAATTCATTAATTCCATATATTAATGGCTTCCTGTTGTTCTCAACAAAAGGCCATGTCTTAAATAACGACTATTTACATACCACACGGCAAGGCTACAATGAATATCGTGTCCCTGTTTCAATCTCAGGCAAAAGTAAAGTGTCTATAAGTATTCCGTTGAAGGCTATTAAACGGGGAGCTGGACGAATTAAACATATCCGATTGACATTTCCACACTTGTTGAACTTTGAATATTTTACACTTACATACACAGAACCTCTACACCATGAACTAATCGTTTATCCGAATTATCAGCCAATAAAATTCATTAAAGACATCCGAAACCAGTACCTCGGTCAGGATATAACAACACTTTCACAATTTGAAGATATACTGCAGCCAATGGGAACAAGGGATTATACAACGTCTGATCCCTTCCACCGGATTCACTGGAAAGCAAGCGCTAAAATGCAAAAACTGCAGACGAAAACATACGAACGCAATCATCACATGGTTTGGACAATTCTTGTAAACATTTCGGAAAAAAGCCCATTGGGGAACTTATACACCAGCCCGATGCTGGAGGAGATCCTCTCCAAAACAGCGTATATATGCAACATCCTTATCCAAAGAGGCTACGAAGTCGAAATTTATGTGAATGAATATGGTTCCGTTCATTTACCCGGCGGTCGCGATATCAATCATTTAAAACGCCTATTGAATCTTATAACTCGCATTGGAACGGAGTATATGATTCAACCAATTCAAAACGTCCTTTACCAGTTGCACCAATCACACATACAACCACGTATGATTATTTTGATTGGTGAATTCGATGAAACCAATTATGATATTATAAATAAATTAACGAGCAAGGGCCACCGTTTATATCATATATCCGACTCTCACATAGACCCGTTTATAAAAGGAAAAGATATGTATGGCTAA
- a CDS encoding phosphatidylglycerophosphatase A encodes MDNNSNRSKLEVVAREWLQDRGVTVHDIADLVYYLQSKYHEDLSMDKCEYNVNQVLTKREVQNAILTGIQLDKLAEQKQLDAPLQKTIEIDESLYGIDEIIAFSIVNVYGSIGFTNYGYIDKQKPGILKHLNDKSTGECHTFLDDIVGAIAAAASSRLAHAAADDELFDD; translated from the coding sequence ATGGATAACAATTCGAATCGATCTAAATTGGAAGTTGTAGCACGGGAATGGCTGCAGGACCGCGGGGTTACTGTACATGACATTGCCGATCTTGTTTACTATTTGCAGTCCAAATACCATGAAGATTTAAGCATGGATAAATGTGAGTATAACGTGAATCAGGTCCTGACAAAGCGTGAGGTGCAGAACGCGATTCTAACCGGTATTCAATTGGATAAGCTGGCTGAACAAAAGCAGCTTGACGCACCACTGCAAAAAACAATCGAAATTGATGAAAGTCTGTATGGTATTGACGAGATTATTGCGTTTTCGATTGTCAATGTGTACGGTTCAATCGGGTTTACCAACTATGGCTATATTGACAAGCAAAAGCCGGGAATTCTAAAACATTTGAATGACAAATCGACCGGCGAATGTCACACGTTTCTCGATGACATTGTCGGTGCCATTGCCGCAGCTGCCTCAAGCCGGCTTGCCCATGCTGCTGCAGACGATGAATTATTTGACGACTAA
- a CDS encoding AAA family ATPase: MDTFQRLTQAKETVNRTIIGQKDAIDLVFVALIAGGHVILESVPGSGKTKIAKTFAKVIDGQFSRIQFTPDVLPSDVTGIRFFNPKTQDFELLRGPVETNILLADEINRATPRTQSSLLEVMEEQQTTIDGTTVKIPSPFFVIATQNPIESSQGTFPLPEAQLDRFLMKITMNYPTLEQEKEILLNQRTNDPFDEILPLLSADAINSLQQQVRQVNLSDIVLDYLLQLVRQTRKHQAIELGVGSRAALALMRAGQAHAFMNGRDFVKPHDIKVIARFVFEHRIILTMDSSIRRDKSEVVREVIESVEVPVEAGSMR; encoded by the coding sequence ATGGATACTTTCCAAAGACTTACACAGGCAAAAGAAACAGTTAACCGAACGATTATCGGGCAAAAAGACGCCATCGACTTAGTATTCGTTGCTCTCATTGCCGGCGGACATGTCATACTGGAAAGTGTCCCGGGCTCAGGAAAAACAAAAATAGCGAAAACTTTCGCCAAGGTCATAGATGGTCAATTCAGCCGTATCCAATTTACACCTGATGTTCTTCCCAGTGACGTTACCGGTATCAGATTCTTTAACCCGAAAACACAGGACTTTGAACTGTTAAGAGGTCCCGTTGAGACAAACATTTTACTGGCTGACGAGATTAATCGTGCAACACCGCGGACACAATCCAGCCTGCTGGAAGTAATGGAAGAGCAGCAAACAACAATTGATGGGACAACGGTCAAAATCCCTTCACCGTTTTTTGTTATAGCAACCCAAAATCCAATTGAATCAAGCCAGGGGACCTTTCCACTCCCTGAAGCACAATTGGACCGTTTCCTGATGAAAATAACAATGAATTATCCGACGCTCGAACAAGAAAAAGAAATTTTACTGAATCAGCGCACCAATGATCCATTTGATGAGATACTGCCCCTTTTATCGGCGGATGCCATTAATTCCCTGCAACAGCAAGTGCGGCAAGTGAATCTATCGGACATAGTCCTGGATTATTTGCTTCAGCTTGTTCGTCAAACACGGAAGCACCAGGCGATTGAACTTGGTGTGGGTTCACGTGCTGCCCTGGCATTGATGCGTGCAGGCCAGGCTCATGCATTCATGAATGGACGTGATTTTGTCAAACCACATGACATCAAGGTGATTGCTCGCTTTGTTTTTGAACATCGCATCATACTGACCATGGACAGCTCGATTCGCCGTGATAAGTCCGAAGTCGTCAGAGAAGTGATTGAATCTGTCGAAGTGCCCGTGGAAGCGGGGTCAATGCGATAA
- a CDS encoding divergent PAP2 family protein: protein MDFFANFPLWAALSAIVFAQVIKIPIRLMATREFKPGLAFSTGGMPSSHSAAVAALTTSVGIVEGANSVVFAIAAVFSVITMFDASGVRRQAGEQAIVINQLVEDFQYFMEGAKDWNRKEIYQKRKELKELLGHQPIEVFFGGLSGVAIAFFLYQFY from the coding sequence ATGGACTTTTTTGCAAACTTCCCGTTATGGGCGGCATTATCTGCAATTGTTTTTGCGCAAGTTATTAAAATTCCAATCCGGCTGATGGCGACAAGAGAATTCAAACCCGGTCTCGCCTTTTCAACGGGGGGTATGCCAAGCAGCCATTCCGCTGCAGTCGCTGCACTGACAACAAGTGTCGGTATTGTAGAAGGAGCGAATTCGGTTGTGTTTGCCATCGCTGCCGTATTCAGTGTGATCACCATGTTTGATGCTTCCGGTGTTCGCAGACAGGCGGGTGAGCAGGCGATTGTAATCAATCAGCTGGTCGAGGATTTCCAATACTTTATGGAAGGCGCCAAAGACTGGAATCGAAAAGAAATCTATCAAAAACGCAAAGAACTGAAGGAATTGCTCGGTCATCAGCCAATTGAAGTGTTTTTTGGCGGATTATCCGGCGTGGCCATTGCCTTTTTTCTTTATCAATTTTATTAA
- a CDS encoding 2-hydroxyacid dehydrogenase, with the protein MKPVIYITRKIPEVILQPYRDAFDFRMWEKENEPVPRDVLLREIASVDGVFCLLSEKIDHEFLAAAGNLKVVANMAVGYDNIDIQAANEHGVIVTNTPDVLTETTADLTFALMMAAARRIVEASDYIRDGKWEYWTPYLLAGSDIHDKTIGIVGMGRIGEAVARRAKGFGMSILYHTRTRKEQAEQELGVAHRGFTELLEEADFVISLVPLNEQTDKMFNQEAFGNMKSSAIFVNASRGGVVDENALLEALKSNEIQGAGLDVFANEPISPEHPLTGLDNVVCLPHIGSASTDTRTKMIELCLDNLKAVLNGQEAITPVR; encoded by the coding sequence ATGAAACCTGTTATTTACATTACCCGAAAAATCCCTGAAGTCATTTTGCAGCCATACCGGGATGCATTTGACTTTCGAATGTGGGAAAAAGAGAATGAGCCTGTTCCGCGGGATGTTCTGCTGCGCGAGATTGCTTCGGTTGATGGTGTGTTTTGTTTGCTGAGCGAAAAGATCGATCATGAATTTCTTGCTGCTGCCGGTAATTTAAAAGTTGTCGCGAATATGGCAGTCGGCTATGACAATATTGATATCCAAGCGGCTAACGAACATGGGGTGATTGTCACCAATACACCTGATGTGCTGACGGAGACGACAGCTGATTTGACGTTTGCTCTTATGATGGCAGCAGCCCGCCGGATTGTGGAGGCATCAGATTATATCCGTGACGGGAAATGGGAATATTGGACACCCTATTTACTGGCAGGATCTGATATTCATGATAAAACGATCGGTATTGTCGGTATGGGCAGAATTGGAGAAGCGGTTGCAAGACGTGCGAAAGGATTCGGTATGTCCATTTTGTATCATACCCGCACAAGAAAAGAACAAGCCGAACAGGAACTGGGAGTAGCTCATCGGGGATTTACTGAGCTGTTGGAGGAAGCGGATTTTGTCATTTCGCTTGTTCCGCTGAATGAACAAACTGACAAGATGTTTAACCAGGAGGCGTTTGGAAACATGAAGTCCTCGGCAATCTTTGTCAATGCCTCCCGTGGCGGTGTTGTCGATGAAAATGCACTGCTTGAAGCCTTGAAGTCCAATGAAATTCAAGGTGCCGGGCTTGATGTATTTGCAAATGAACCGATTTCACCGGAACATCCGCTTACCGGACTGGACAACGTTGTCTGTCTGCCGCACATCGGATCGGCAAGTACAGACACACGGACGAAAATGATTGAACTGTGCCTTGATAACCTGAAGGCCGTATTAAATGGTCAAGAGGCTATCACCCCGGTCCGTTAA
- a CDS encoding NAD(P)/FAD-dependent oxidoreductase: MTDKVFDVTIIGAGPTGLFTAFYGGMRQASVKIMESLPHTGGQLTALYPEKYIYDVAGFPKVRAQDLVDNLEEQAQMFDPTVVLGQSVEQVERLEDDILKLTSNTGEEHFTRTIIITAGNGAFQPRRLNVDGCDQYEGVNLHYHVQDLNAYQGQHVMLLGGGDSAVDWALMLEPIAEKVTLVHRRDKFRAHEHSVEQLTNSSVDVVTPYIPAAINGNGKIETVTLNEAKGDSIKEVKVDSVLCNYGFVSTLGSIKNWGLDIDKNSIVVNSRMETNIPGIYAAGDITTYPGKVNLIVTGFGEGPTAINNAKQYIDPKARVQPKHSTAMF, translated from the coding sequence ATGACAGATAAAGTTTTCGACGTGACCATTATTGGAGCGGGTCCCACTGGCTTATTCACTGCATTTTACGGCGGTATGCGTCAGGCAAGCGTTAAAATAATGGAAAGCTTACCTCATACTGGAGGGCAGCTGACAGCCCTGTATCCAGAGAAATATATATATGATGTTGCCGGTTTCCCGAAAGTTCGGGCTCAGGATTTAGTGGACAACCTGGAAGAGCAAGCGCAGATGTTTGATCCGACGGTTGTTTTGGGTCAATCAGTCGAACAAGTGGAACGCCTTGAGGATGATATATTAAAATTAACCTCCAATACCGGTGAGGAACATTTTACAAGAACTATCATCATTACAGCAGGCAACGGAGCATTTCAGCCACGGCGTTTGAACGTCGATGGGTGTGATCAATATGAAGGCGTGAATTTGCATTACCATGTACAAGATTTGAATGCTTACCAGGGACAGCACGTCATGCTTCTGGGCGGCGGTGATTCAGCAGTGGACTGGGCATTAATGCTTGAACCGATTGCCGAAAAGGTAACACTGGTACACCGCCGGGATAAATTCAGGGCACATGAGCACAGTGTCGAACAATTGACAAATTCAAGCGTTGATGTGGTAACGCCTTATATCCCGGCTGCAATCAACGGTAACGGGAAAATCGAAACAGTGACATTAAACGAAGCTAAAGGTGATTCAATTAAGGAAGTCAAAGTTGATTCAGTTCTTTGCAATTACGGCTTTGTTTCGACACTCGGTTCGATCAAAAATTGGGGGCTTGACATCGATAAAAACAGTATTGTGGTCAATTCACGCATGGAAACGAATATCCCCGGTATATACGCTGCAGGCGATATTACAACCTATCCCGGGAAAGTCAATTTGATTGTCACAGGATTCGGGGAAGGACCAACAGCTATTAACAATGCTAAACAATATATCGACCCGAAAGCACGTGTCCAGCCAAAACACTCAACTGCGATGTTCTAA
- a CDS encoding 3D domain-containing protein, with protein MSLLLLGTLFVTFSSISNVTVTDVKAWVAEEKSASVVTSADQAEHKEVTLEKKGLNVEEQAERYISSERIEGPETLEEYVNTEQYPSATVMATGYTAGVESTGKTPDHPEYGVTYSGVKVKRDLYSTIAADLDVFPIGTVLYIPDYGYGVVADKGGAINGNKIDLYYETVEDVYSEWGKKEVEVYIIEKGDGKLTEEVLNNLNENESMQVFRNRINES; from the coding sequence GTGTCTCTGTTACTTTTAGGGACATTATTCGTAACATTTTCATCGATTTCAAATGTTACGGTGACGGATGTGAAGGCTTGGGTTGCTGAGGAAAAGTCAGCATCAGTCGTCACGTCTGCCGATCAAGCTGAACATAAAGAGGTTACTTTAGAAAAAAAAGGATTAAATGTAGAAGAGCAGGCGGAAAGATATATTTCGAGTGAGCGTATTGAAGGACCTGAAACATTGGAAGAGTATGTGAATACAGAACAATATCCGAGTGCGACTGTTATGGCAACAGGTTATACCGCCGGAGTGGAATCGACAGGTAAAACCCCGGATCATCCGGAATATGGTGTGACGTATTCGGGCGTGAAGGTTAAACGAGACTTGTACTCTACGATTGCAGCGGATTTGGATGTTTTTCCAATCGGAACTGTCCTGTATATTCCGGATTATGGGTATGGAGTTGTCGCGGATAAAGGCGGTGCCATTAACGGCAACAAAATCGATTTATATTATGAAACGGTTGAAGATGTCTATTCTGAATGGGGAAAGAAAGAGGTTGAAGTTTATATCATTGAAAAAGGTGACGGAAAGCTGACCGAAGAAGTTCTGAACAATCTGAACGAAAATGAGTCCATGCAAGTGTTCCGGAACCGGATTAATGAAAGCTAA
- a CDS encoding biotin transporter BioY — protein MKKLRTIDLTFGAVFVCLMAIGANITVWFPMLAVPIGGATVPISLQTFFATIAGLMLGKKLGAISMITYILVGMSGVPVFAQMTAGPMQLISPTGGFIISFIFVAFFAGLVAEGSNKPSIPIYGLASIVGLAFNYGIGVTYMYLAMNTWLELNISYAVAWGSMIPFLIKDTGLAFLAALFMVSLAKRIPSRWLLTVKT, from the coding sequence TTGAAAAAACTACGCACAATTGATTTAACATTTGGTGCAGTGTTTGTATGCCTGATGGCAATCGGAGCAAACATTACGGTTTGGTTTCCGATGCTTGCTGTGCCAATCGGGGGTGCGACCGTCCCAATATCTTTGCAAACATTTTTCGCTACTATAGCCGGTTTGATGCTTGGCAAAAAGCTTGGAGCTATTTCTATGATTACATATATTTTAGTCGGTATGTCAGGTGTTCCGGTATTTGCTCAAATGACAGCAGGCCCGATGCAGCTGATCTCCCCGACCGGCGGATTTATTATTTCTTTCATATTCGTGGCATTTTTCGCAGGTTTGGTTGCCGAGGGGAGCAATAAACCGTCAATTCCAATATATGGACTGGCATCGATTGTCGGACTGGCATTCAATTACGGTATTGGTGTAACGTATATGTACCTAGCCATGAATACCTGGCTCGAACTAAACATTTCTTACGCTGTTGCATGGGGGAGCATGATTCCATTTTTGATAAAAGATACAGGACTCGCGTTTCTGGCCGCTCTATTTATGGTGAGCCTTGCGAAACGTATCCCATCAAGATGGCTTTTGACCGTAAAAACTTAA
- a CDS encoding NAD(P)/FAD-dependent oxidoreductase has protein sequence MKKPDIVILGAGYGGIMTALKLQKMLNVNEAAITLVNKYDYHYQTTWLHENAAGTLHHDRTRIPINDVINTDKVQFILDTVVSIKPDKKKVKLENGDLNYDILVIGLGFEAETFGIPGLKENAFTIGDIDSARLIREHLKYNFAMYHHENCKNLGRLNIVVGGGGFTGVEFLGELANRIPELCEEYDINKSMVRLINIERETTVLPGFDSQLAEYAMSSLESRGVEFITGADFKKCEPDRIVYEKDGKEVSIPTYTTIWTAGVRANSIVEESGFDHNQGKIDVCPDLRAPGYDDIFAIGDCALIMDRATNTPYPPTAQIAVQQSDTAARNITALVQGTGELTEFEPHMLGTVASLGNNDAIGDVFNNRKLFGWKAVIMKKIIENRYLFKLGGWGLLMRKGKFNIFY, from the coding sequence ATGAAGAAACCGGATATTGTCATTTTAGGTGCCGGTTATGGAGGAATCATGACGGCACTTAAGCTGCAGAAAATGCTCAACGTAAATGAAGCGGCCATCACGCTTGTTAATAAATATGATTATCACTATCAGACTACCTGGCTGCATGAAAATGCGGCCGGTACGCTGCATCATGACCGTACGAGGATTCCAATCAATGATGTTATAAATACAGACAAAGTGCAGTTTATTTTGGATACTGTCGTCTCAATAAAACCTGATAAAAAGAAGGTTAAACTGGAAAACGGTGATTTGAACTACGATATACTTGTTATCGGTTTAGGGTTTGAAGCAGAAACGTTTGGCATACCCGGGTTAAAGGAAAATGCATTTACGATTGGAGATATTGATAGCGCAAGGCTGATCAGGGAACATCTTAAATACAACTTTGCCATGTATCATCATGAAAATTGCAAGAACCTGGGCAGACTCAATATCGTTGTCGGAGGCGGGGGATTTACCGGTGTTGAATTTCTGGGTGAATTGGCCAACCGGATTCCAGAGCTATGTGAAGAATACGATATTAACAAATCAATGGTGCGGCTTATCAATATTGAAAGAGAAACGACTGTTTTGCCGGGGTTTGACTCGCAACTGGCCGAATATGCGATGTCGTCACTTGAATCACGCGGGGTTGAATTTATTACTGGAGCGGATTTTAAGAAGTGTGAACCTGATCGTATTGTATATGAAAAAGACGGCAAAGAAGTGTCAATACCCACATATACAACAATTTGGACTGCAGGCGTGCGTGCTAATTCCATTGTAGAAGAATCCGGATTTGATCATAATCAAGGCAAAATTGATGTTTGCCCTGACCTGCGTGCACCCGGATACGATGATATATTTGCAATCGGTGATTGTGCATTGATAATGGATAGAGCAACGAATACACCTTATCCGCCAACAGCGCAAATCGCCGTTCAGCAATCCGACACGGCTGCCCGCAATATTACGGCACTTGTACAGGGAACAGGAGAACTGACTGAATTTGAACCGCATATGCTTGGAACGGTTGCATCGCTCGGCAACAACGACGCGATCGGTGACGTTTTTAATAACAGGAAATTGTTTGGTTGGAAAGCGGTAATCATGAAAAAAATAATTGAAAATCGCTATCTGTTTAAATTAGGCGGTTGGGGCCTTTTGATGCGCAAAGGGAAATTTAATATTTTTTACTAG
- a CDS encoding YuzD family protein, with amino-acid sequence MDKNILITVYGAEQICASCVGAPGSKDTYEWLQAAIGRKYIDDEISYNYIDIEQPPDDEKHRQLSERILDDEFFYPLVLVNEKIVAEGIPKLKTIYKELDKNGAVLQK; translated from the coding sequence ATGGATAAAAATATCCTGATAACAGTTTATGGGGCAGAACAGATTTGTGCAAGCTGTGTGGGGGCACCGGGCTCCAAGGACACTTATGAATGGCTGCAGGCAGCAATCGGCAGAAAATATATTGATGATGAAATTTCTTACAACTATATCGACATTGAACAGCCGCCGGATGATGAAAAACATCGGCAGCTGTCAGAGCGTATTTTGGATGATGAATTCTTTTATCCACTAGTGCTTGTGAACGAAAAAATCGTTGCTGAAGGGATTCCTAAGTTGAAAACGATTTACAAAGAGTTGGACAAAAATGGAGCCGTTCTTCAAAAGTAA
- a CDS encoding HesB/IscA family protein gives MVFSITDTAAGQVQEMMKEEETGARLRFGIQGGGCSGLSYSLGFDHDVNDELDMVEDINGIPVVINKQDAPIIEGTTIDFKQNMMGGGFSIDNPNAIVSCGCGSSFRTDRRVGAPEKC, from the coding sequence ATGGTTTTTTCAATTACGGATACTGCGGCTGGACAGGTACAAGAGATGATGAAGGAAGAGGAAACCGGCGCCCGCCTGCGTTTCGGTATTCAGGGCGGCGGCTGCAGCGGACTTTCCTATTCGCTTGGATTTGATCACGATGTTAATGACGAATTGGATATGGTTGAAGACATAAATGGCATTCCGGTAGTTATCAACAAGCAGGACGCACCGATTATTGAAGGTACAACGATTGATTTTAAACAAAACATGATGGGCGGGGGTTTCAGTATCGATAATCCGAATGCCATCGTTTCATGCGGCTGCGGATCGTCATTCAGAACGGACCGCCGTGTGGGAGCACCGGAAAAATGCTAG
- a CDS encoding YuiB family protein, whose protein sequence is MIQFVVSILLFFVIFFGLAFILNMLLRSTWLMAVIYPIIVLMIVDNISTANYFTGPGEAFSTAFSRLTEITIADISILGAGFIGTIVSGFVIKFLRKNGYQMF, encoded by the coding sequence TTGATACAGTTTGTCGTTTCCATATTGTTGTTTTTTGTCATATTTTTTGGACTGGCATTTATTTTAAACATGCTTTTGCGCAGCACCTGGCTTATGGCGGTAATTTATCCGATAATTGTTTTAATGATTGTGGACAATATATCAACAGCAAATTATTTTACTGGTCCGGGAGAGGCTTTCAGCACAGCTTTCTCCAGATTGACAGAAATAACCATTGCTGATATAAGCATCTTGGGTGCAGGCTTTATTGGCACCATTGTTTCCGGATTTGTGATCAAATTTTTGCGTAAAAACGGGTATCAGATGTTTTAG
- a CDS encoding NifU family protein: MQEQVQEVLTKLRPFLLRDGGDVELIDVDDDGIVLIRLMGACGNCPSSTITLKAGIERALRSEVPGVSEIEQVF; this comes from the coding sequence ATGCAAGAGCAAGTGCAGGAAGTATTAACCAAACTTCGCCCGTTCTTATTACGTGATGGCGGTGACGTCGAGTTGATAGATGTAGATGACGATGGCATTGTACTTATTCGTCTCATGGGTGCTTGCGGAAACTGCCCGAGTTCCACGATCACATTGAAAGCAGGGATCGAACGTGCATTGAGATCTGAAGTTCCCGGTGTTAGTGAGATTGAACAGGTATTTTAA
- a CDS encoding DUF4129 domain-containing protein: MANLRIVIYSQLFSESILFYFFLIPIFAVSQKPIPFWSYLLITGLCIILFDLSLRISKNYAVYIPVILLIFCLMYYILHYPLVVVLLWIIFITWRHNKGPSDNQMTVLVLTMLMLFIGIIFFNYSNLVWMAIFQILITGGGYWGHLMTETEIPNKPMRTSLTLGVFLLLLLAGAALIYGFYPFVTRLIGITFSGIGALFEYTVLGIAGTADKLGVDFRFLQDMVDDETIKQAATKFGENMDELSEQTDKTSSYNGGIDMINWWTILLVVMAIIAVTIFLYRKKFAGNNTVEKHGSNDSPISTSPIESAPKGSQLFRDRALFTRPNDPIRKKVLKFEQQAHRKRLGRNPSETIEEWFDRLNLNPAHLDLYQKVRYGEKNLTKDERKTIHNLLDYLISKYQ; the protein is encoded by the coding sequence ATGGCTAACCTTCGTATCGTTATATATAGTCAGTTATTCTCTGAATCAATCCTGTTTTATTTTTTCCTCATACCGATTTTTGCAGTCAGCCAGAAGCCTATTCCGTTTTGGAGCTATTTGCTTATAACAGGCCTTTGCATCATTCTGTTTGATTTAAGTTTACGAATCAGCAAAAACTATGCTGTTTATATACCCGTCATTTTATTAATATTCTGCTTGATGTATTATATACTTCACTATCCACTTGTTGTCGTACTGCTGTGGATTATATTTATAACATGGCGGCATAATAAAGGGCCGTCTGATAACCAGATGACAGTTCTAGTGTTAACAATGCTCATGCTTTTCATCGGAATTATATTTTTTAATTATTCAAATCTGGTCTGGATGGCCATTTTTCAAATATTGATAACTGGAGGCGGGTACTGGGGGCATTTAATGACAGAAACCGAAATACCCAATAAGCCAATGAGAACAAGCTTGACGCTAGGAGTTTTTCTCTTATTACTTCTAGCCGGTGCGGCACTGATATATGGTTTCTATCCTTTCGTCACCAGGCTGATAGGTATTACTTTTTCAGGTATTGGTGCATTGTTTGAATACACAGTACTGGGCATTGCCGGTACTGCTGATAAGTTAGGTGTGGACTTCCGTTTTTTACAGGATATGGTGGACGATGAAACGATTAAACAAGCCGCAACCAAATTTGGTGAAAATATGGATGAACTGAGTGAACAGACTGACAAGACCAGCTCCTATAATGGCGGCATTGATATGATTAATTGGTGGACAATCTTACTGGTTGTAATGGCAATTATTGCAGTGACAATATTTCTTTACCGGAAAAAATTTGCGGGAAATAACACTGTAGAGAAGCATGGCAGCAATGACTCACCTATTTCCACTTCCCCCATCGAATCAGCACCAAAAGGGAGCCAGCTTTTCCGAGATAGGGCTTTATTCACCCGGCCGAACGATCCGATTAGAAAAAAAGTTCTCAAGTTTGAACAACAGGCTCATCGTAAACGATTAGGCAGAAACCCGTCAGAAACGATTGAAGAATGGTTTGACCGATTGAATTTAAATCCTGCTCATCTTGATTTATATCAAAAGGTAAGATACGGAGAAAAAAATTTAACAAAGGATGAACGTAAGACGATTCATAATCTGCTTGACTACCTCATATCAAAATATCAATAA